A region of the Plasmodium vinckei vinckei genome assembly, chromosome: PVVCY_11 genome:
tttcttaaatatatatgttctatataaatacaaatatattaaaaaaaaacataattaaattacaatttattaaataaaacatatgtGCTTTACATAAATACTGTAGTAGttttacattatatattttcctcCTACATACCACATAATAGtagaaaattaaaaatatttaatatttaaataaagaaaagttcattaatatatatgtgagTTTTTTcttgatatatatacatatgaatataactttaaaaattgttaaataaatagaaattaaaaatatattttattaaaaaaaaggaaatattttatttaagtatttattattaatagtaTGAATTCAATTGGGGCACAAGGCCTTAGAATAATACTTATTGGTTTTGAGGTTATAtgtctttttatattttttttcgctTTCTCATTTGGttctttaataattataaaaggTTTACGCTAGTAGGGTTTTTATGCATTGTTATGAAtagcaaaataataatttttattagaaTCCTTTTTGATAAAggtatttatatgtttagTATGTTAGAATAAAGACTATATCATTGCAATGtgcttatttatataagtatTAACGTATTGAACCAACAGAAACATCATATTTAGTTTTGGGGTAtgataaatgaatatattatcgCCCCTATAATATGATTTAATAAcataatacataaaaaaatatacacacaaatcttatatagtataaagctgttaaaaatataaatcatgGGATCGTAAATGCATCGACTATTTTGGTATCGGTAAAATTATTGTAATTTTATAGAGACTTGtaatgaatattttctttgAAATATTACTGATAGTTTATAAGGATTTACAATAGAATTATTTAgagttaatatttttgtatataattatattttgggTATTTTATCCTTGGTTTTTTGtcgtatatatatgtaattatttagctattttatttttatttccatcattaattattatttaatttattatatatatatatttgattttttatatgataacatattttaatattataattttttttaagcaaTTTTCGTTTTTAATAATGAGGAAAAAGTGGTATGatgcataaatatgaaattaatttttcttttagtTAGCATATTTGTAAGTTGCGCAACTGTATCACAAAGTAAGCTTAAGTCTGAGTTCATAATCAATGAAAAATGGCCATTAAaagtattatattataaaaagggGGATTTaggttttatattaaataatactaaAACAACCaactataaatataagaacAAATGTgcttgtaaaaaatatgataatcAAGCTGCTGATTCTCCTATAAATACACCTCGATTTAGATTTGCTCCAAGTCCAACTGGATTTTTACATGTAGGGGGGTGTAGAACATttctatataattatattttggcAAAACAGATGAAtggaaaattaatatttcgACTGGAAGACACAGATGCGAATAGGAATACGAAGGATTCGTTGAGTGAAATAATTAAGGATctaaagtaaaaaatgataaaaatagcaacttcaaaaaagaaaattttacaatgattacatatataatgcatatattcaatctcattttgaaaaaattataaatttttataatttatgagTCATACACATACTTCTTTTTGGGAATTACTAACAGATGGATGAATTTGGATTGGGATGAAGGGCCATATAAGCAATctgaaaatattgaaaaatacaAGTAAgtgtgaaaataaaaaaagataaatctATCATCTTCAATAACTGGctgtataaattattatgctAATAAACCTGAtcaaaatgtatttatatttttatatgtttatatatgaatgtGTTAATATGTGATAGCCTGTATGTCTGCATATATATCACCGCATAATCAATTGCaaatttacaattttaaaatatttgaaaactGTATTTATAATACCGTTTTAGAAAAATTGCCCATGATTTTGTTAAGGAAGGAAAAgcttattattgtttttgcACAAAAGATGAacttaatgaaaaaaaggaaatggTATTcccataaatatataataactaAAAAGAAATGCATATGCAAATGTAAAGATCAAttagtatataataatttttgtgtGATGTTCTCTCAATTTTTGCAGACAAAAgctatgaaaaaaaagtatatatatgataggAAATGTAGAGACCTAAATGATGAaactataaataaatgtttaGGAGAGAATCGATTATATGCAATAAGATTTAAATCACCAATTGGAAGAAAAGTTGTATTAAAcgacattttaaaaaataatatagaagaAAATGTAGACGAagattttatcattttaagAAGTAACTTTTTACCAACCTATAATTTTGCAGTTTCAGTAGATGAccatttaatgaaaatatctCATGTTATAAGGGGAGTTGAGCATATTTCCAATACATTCAAGTAAGTTATAAAGATATACAcatgttaatatttttattactataaaatgatatacaacactacaaataaataagtgGATAAATATGGCATGGGAtgttttcatatttatgcaGACAAATACTAGTGATAGAAGCCTTAAATGGGAAAATCCCTCAATATGCCCACATACCTGTTATAACAAatttagataaaaaaaaaattagcaagcgaaataatgaatatttaattagGAATTTAAggtatatacattttaatgctacacatattatttttaccgTTTGACCTATGTTTTAGTATGTGATATGTATTGATTGcctttatattattcatatgaTTATATTTAGGGACGAAGGATTTAAGCCTGAATGCGTTGTTAATTATTTGGCTACTCTTGGATGGAGCCCCATTTCAACGaggttatttttttgtttataatagtataatattgattgagataaattattttataatattacacACCCATGTCCaattttatgcatatgaACATAAttgatatttattattcctTTTAACaatatgttaatatattttattcttttttattttagaGAGTTTTATAGCTTAGATGAACTCATAGAGCACtttaatatacatatggtAAACAAATCTTCTGTAGtctttaatataaaaaaactaaaatGGATGAATaagaattatttattaaatgaagatagtaaaaaatatttagagGAGGCaatcaaatatttatttcaggATGAAATGATAACAGATAGACATAAAGAATTTGTTGAATTATGTATtagcatatttaaaaatgatgtaCATGATTATggtgaattaaaaaaatatatcaccGACACTATTTCTTATGATTATATgggaaataatttaaatagcTGTGATACTGATTTAAAACAAGTTG
Encoded here:
- a CDS encoding glutamate--tRNA ligase, putative produces the protein MKLIFLLVSIFVSCATVSQSKLKSEFIINEKWPLKVLYYKKGDLGFILNNTKTTNYKYKNKCACKKYDNQAADSPINTPRFRFAPSPTGFLHVGGCRTFLYNYILAKQMNGKLIFRLEDTDANRNTKDSLSEIIKDLKWMNLDWDEGPYKQSENIEKYKKIAHDFVKEGKAYYCFCTKDELNEKKEMTKAMKKKYIYDRKCRDLNDETINKCLGENRLYAIRFKSPIGRKVVLNDILKNNIEENVDEDFIILRSNFLPTYNFAVSVDDHLMKISHVIRGVEHISNTFKQILVIEALNGKIPQYAHIPVITNLDKKKISKRNNEYLIRNLRDEGFKPECVVNYLATLGWSPISTREFYSLDELIEHFNIHMVNKSSVVFNIKKLKWMNKNYLLNEDSKKYLEEAIKYLFQDEMITDRHKEFVELCISIFKNDVHDYGELKKYITDTISYDYMGNNLNSCDTDLKQVAVLLCNWFEEYKDDNINLEHIMDKNFNILIEYICKNTKFLKKDILLRIRILLTFQKKGIPFINLLKIWISAQKNNIQNYVPLSKRLEYIKSIFNI